CCGTAGAGTTTCCGCGCTTTGAAGGATTTACTGCCACACCCCGATTTGGTGTGCATTATCTGGATGGCCCGATAAGAACCGATTTGCCGGCACGCGTCTATGATACGTCCGTTGCCTTTCGGTGGTTTAATAAAGTCAATGAAAAGTGGTCTTACGAGCTGGAAGTGGCGCCGGGCGTTTACAGTGATTTCAAGAATGTCACGTCCGATTCACTGAGAATCACTGGAAAAGGGCTGGCATATTATGTGCATTCACGATCCAAGCAATTTGTGATGGGGGTTGTGTATCTGGACCGGGAAGACATTATGTTGTTGCCGGCAGCAGGTATGATTATGTGGTTCAGTGAAGGTTCACGGCTGGAACTGATTTTCCCCAAGCCCAAGTTCACCTATCGAGTTGAAAAAGATGAGTCAAAAGAACGCTGGTTGTATGTGGCTGGCGAATTTGGCGGTGGTTCCTGGGGAATTCGCCGAGGCGCAACCGGCTTTGATGATATTGCCACTTACAGCGATTTGCGATTAATGGGTGGTGTGGAGACCAAGCATACCAATGGCATGATCAGCCAGTTCGAAATCGGCTACGTCTTCAATCGTAAGCTGGAATACAAGTCGGATATCGGCAACTACGATATCTCTCCCACCGGTATGGTGCGCTATCAGCTGACTTTCTGAGTCTTATAAATCACAGTTGATGTCGATCCAAGTCCGTTTGTCAAATGATTCGAGTACGGAATCAGCAATCAACTGGGCTGACGCACCGTGGTCAAAACCGGGGATCGCGTCCCGTTCTTCTACGATGGCCGACACAAACTCGTAAACCAGATCATAGCGGAAGACGGTGCTGGGCACGCCTTCGTGCGGCTCTCGCGGACTGCCTTCAATCACCAGAAATTCTTCCGGAACGGGTAACTTTTCCATCGTTTGGCCCGGTTTGCCGATCAGGATGTTGTTGGGATCGGTCAACTGATAAGCGGCGGAACCTTCCGAGCCATTCACTTCCGCCCACTCGTAGCCAAAGCCGTCATTGTGATAGCCTTTCATCAAGGTGCTGCCTTCCCAGACGCCGACTGCTCCGTTTTCAAATTGGCCGATGAGCGAGGACCAGTCGTCAACTTCAGATGGTTCACAGGGCTCTCCGTCTGATGTTTTGTCTCGGGGGACAAATTGCGCCACCGCGCCACAAATGCTTTTGATCGGGCCGAGCAGGTCTTGCGCAAAATCGATGCGGTGAATGGTCATGTCAAACAGGTCGCCGGCACCAGCCAGTTTTTTACTTTGTCGCCAGCCCCAGCTTGATTCGGGCCAGTCGAGAAACCGCTGGCTGCGGAAGTGCCGGGGAACGCCGAGTGCGCCGGATTCCACGAGATGCTTCACGTACCGCATGGAGGGGGCAAATCGATAAGTAAACGCCGTCATGTGTCGCAGATTGGCATCGCGGGCAGCGCGGTACATTTCTGCTGATTCAGTATAATTTAAGCCCAGTGGTTTTTCGCACATGACATGCTTGCCCCCTTTGATGCAGGCTAATGCAATTTCATGGTGCGTAAAGTTTGGGGTGGCGATGATCACTGCATCGACTTCAGGGTCGTTGGCGATCTCTTCGTATTTCGTCGTGACTTTGGTTTTTCCCCAGTCTGACTGGCGTTGCGCCAGGAGTTCGGAGTTGGGGTCACAAATCGAGACCAGTTCGGCGCGAGGATCGAGATTGATGCCTGGGACATGGTGGTAATCGGAGACTGCGCCGGCACCGATAATTCCAATACGAACTGAATCTGTCATGAAAAAACCTTAGCGTGTTTCTATTGAGTAAATCGGGAAGTAGTGACTTATGTTTGATGCAGTCGGGCGAGCAGGGCGAGTGCTTCCTCGTGCGTATGGATTGATTCTTCCAACTGCGCGTCCTGAATCCGCGTCAGCAGTTCTTTAAACTCGGGCCCTGATTGAATGCCGTAGTCAATCAAATCATTACCCGTGATGAGTGGGGGAGGATTTAATACCTCGATGGGAGTATGA
This genomic interval from Gimesia alba contains the following:
- a CDS encoding DUF6268 family outer membrane beta-barrel protein, translated to MFFQSPQAVFRAIALCTLILSGITGSVYAQKGASNLEDSGSAKGRSLRHRTIFMPRDQDPDIKQVSQSPQVPNVLDAESREALGIPPQLLDDEQDWAEPEDECIDCETFVPLISHKSATGSVTWLPGSGDELGIFTLALSETVEFPRFEGFTATPRFGVHYLDGPIRTDLPARVYDTSVAFRWFNKVNEKWSYELEVAPGVYSDFKNVTSDSLRITGKGLAYYVHSRSKQFVMGVVYLDREDIMLLPAAGMIMWFSEGSRLELIFPKPKFTYRVEKDESKERWLYVAGEFGGGSWGIRRGATGFDDIATYSDLRLMGGVETKHTNGMISQFEIGYVFNRKLEYKSDIGNYDISPTGMVRYQLTF
- a CDS encoding Gfo/Idh/MocA family protein, coding for MTDSVRIGIIGAGAVSDYHHVPGINLDPRAELVSICDPNSELLAQRQSDWGKTKVTTKYEEIANDPEVDAVIIATPNFTHHEIALACIKGGKHVMCEKPLGLNYTESAEMYRAARDANLRHMTAFTYRFAPSMRYVKHLVESGALGVPRHFRSQRFLDWPESSWGWRQSKKLAGAGDLFDMTIHRIDFAQDLLGPIKSICGAVAQFVPRDKTSDGEPCEPSEVDDWSSLIGQFENGAVGVWEGSTLMKGYHNDGFGYEWAEVNGSEGSAAYQLTDPNNILIGKPGQTMEKLPVPEEFLVIEGSPREPHEGVPSTVFRYDLVYEFVSAIVEERDAIPGFDHGASAQLIADSVLESFDKRTWIDINCDL